Proteins encoded in a region of the Sander lucioperca isolate FBNREF2018 chromosome 4, SLUC_FBN_1.2, whole genome shotgun sequence genome:
- the polq gene encoding DNA polymerase theta isoform X4, whose translation MSTSGPPLKKKSYMGQHQIKKKKGFQAPDEPPDGDRLLQKTHYISGKTNINKDSLLDGGAMFPLGESTFALDEEMLQVLDAVDSVKPAPRNACPTTVNKDAHAEPAPSAVFAFSRADRAPQSTGQGPHRDPSTQERVRGRSGDCKRPGWRADCKDLAQRLLFSEDSEEVEHAQRGPESIQPSPPSACINGLSCQEIKNGQQVGSSTKQTLTSRRKSSPRGKNKSGSNMNADQPLDVSRDYILFSPTRLAAAIKRAKLQPSLQNQSASVLTVPTGSDLSTLSDTLPQPGIALCAPAGQAEKLLLCSWGLPKPVLERYQKHGVTHMFEWQAQCLTVGQVLQGGNLVYSAPTSAGKTLVSELLMLKRVLETKRKALFILPFVSVAKEKMHYLQSVFEEAGVHVDGYMGSTSAAGGFKALDVAVCTIEKANSLVNRLIEEDNMDLLGMVVVDELHMVGDSGRGYLLELLLTKIRYIAQKQNTTGSLSEGVQIIGMSATLPNLSLLASWLGAELYQTDYRPVPLQEHLKVGCNIYDKSLSVVRQFTPALRIKGDDDHIVSLCYETVREGRSVLLFCPSKNWCEKLVDSIAREFYNLRHTDRHGEAEPQPVCLDREGLVDVVAQLRRTPAGLDPILQRTVPWGVAFHHAGLTFDERDILEGAFRQGMVRVLAATSTLSSGVNLPARRVIIRTPTFNGHLLDPLTYKQMAGRAGRKGVDTTGESVLVCKEAERQKGISLLTGALQPISSCLARREGEGVTTSMLRAILEIIVGGVASTPQDVSSYALCSLLAASMKCEGKKELNEETNKGAIEACVEWLMENEFINIQKDGQEERYCPTQLGAATLSSSLSPPEAVGIFADLQRAMKGFVLENDLHILYLITPLYAEWTTIDWYQFFCLWEQLSSSMKRVAELVGIQEGFLARSVSGKVVAKTEKQRRQMAIHKRFFTTLVLQDLVNEVPLGTVASKYNCNRGQLQSLQQSASTYAGMVTVFCKRLGWHNMELLLSQYQTRLSFGVQRELVDLVRVSLLNATRARALYAQGLCTVAELARATLADVEKALRNAVPFKSSKRAVDESEVEAAERRSLRCVWVAGGRALTEQEAAVEIVSEARLLLREDLAQLGVQWDPTTLPPGAPAVNSPDETSSASYLTSHEAQVDNNKNHQEGDRVRKSDSRDIDRHGGANKEEYQCGKGISEMKMEKAQGEANREQGKSKPDDMVVNRKLEENRKLDRTEPEIKQTGNEVQVERSKETKNDEANKKLMANDTEDPDEKRERQKHTRSKQGGEDDKKAEPKEGETSKGIASIRPESHQANGPVPERSLTQELAEITSSPLLRPTPRPQPSPSLMPPPRFRAPVSRVEVHHGVPTRTSKGDGASPVHPGRLKHSKALSKVLHSMQTDKSLQDNVETAQTSHSKPLVVSTVQNVAPAGQVPTTVQAPAVLEAPTNADMSDSPLTVSPASVPLFSPEAKRRKMDCGEVDTFSSPELYAGDEGDKKAEGDVKNGEESFGDSFELDTQTERIIVQQACQHRDGNGRGMNQSVETEKIREEEMVEAAVDIIKDINNGSNWLKAADNACPRFNISLTDSQMELILNTSHQISPGPDGDNVVEDKDESGDEDANRAASESVNRSSSFLFDSLYDSSLLAGLSPHQILDQSDEQEPVGQEIRDPLPSTQERRRSELLANQEAEKQEAVQWGESSFNLSEWGDSLLVGEHFLERQSLLKHTERTQEASQPNADHVVPEEQLSEPQPKPSKIQPQTTTTTTTTTRNEHDRDKAGNNQGHTHKMKQHDNKPGGRQETMNEEGENGKQLETKVKKEEINALLSDNAVFKHPQNAPESSFYCSPGLQEIFDRWPSMSDQPWLNTTTGHTATHTLINAANTAAVPDLPQPSMQLDRKGGKTNAQAVAAESDSREEQPSRHDSEKLTERPGSAGDLIPPTQETPPVTPRVKLTTSSVQSPLIAQPLNQSTPSTLLPRNPAITKCPKSRPGNRNHLLEAVADIKQPNSTSDHSHQHQLGQKPKTVPPLSSKTKPLLYTDQNLSTPQNRASPSSPRPRLPSDAESLVTDKGFTLQLSQDAPLCSSNSGTFSIIDVASDRRLFDTFINEWKTKERYSVALACEKREHRQQPEEEIGGKHKRASSANQELHRADGFPVRDSDGLVLIGLSVCWGARDAYYISLQQEQSRGLSSSLAPPPLDDDLPVSERLRLVKTCLSRPPAGHRGGVVVTYDIIQVYKMLVQSCSISLEGNCEDPKVACWLVDPGSEERTLPNMVTVYCPEELPLLDGLGNALAHCPRVRAATKSVLIHSVMNHLTGLLEKDGMLDVFRSIEMPSQVSLALLELNGVGFSVKECERQKHVMQAKLTALESQAYNLAGHSFSLTSIDDIAQVLFLELHLPPNGDVGALKSKKTLGYTRRGGGRVRLGKQFSTTKREKQYHTTLAMDRIYPIAQTHTATGRVSFTEPNIQNVPKDFEIYMPTVVGESPPSQDSCSTTTKTGKKRRSVVPSAAAGRAEQGPAFSVSMRHAFVPFSGGMILAADYSQLELRVLAHLSKDQRLLQVLNGGADVFRCIAAEWKSVDPESVNDNLRQQAKQICYGIIYGMGAKSLGEQMGVEENDAACYIESFKARYKGINGFLRETVKNCIKNGYVQTLMGRRRYLPGITNANTHTKGHAERQAVNTTVQGSAADIVKLATVNIQKRLRKTYPAAPLSHQHTHSASNYRRVGTSQLRGAYFILQLHDELIYETTEEDLIQVAQIVKREMESAVKLYVKLKAKVKVGPSWGNLQDLDI comes from the exons ATGAGCACTTCGGGTCCTCCCCTGAAAAAGAAAAGCTACATGGGGCAGCACCAGATCAAGAAGAAGAAAGG TTTCCAGGCTCCTGATGAGCCACCAGACGGAGACAGACTGTTGCAGAAAACTCATTACATATCAGGCAAAACAAACATTAACAAAGACAGCCTCTTG GATGGAGGAGCAATGTTTCCACTGGGAGAATCCACATTCGCTCTTGACGAGGAGATGCTGCAGGTGTTGGATGCTGTAGACTCTGTGAAGCCTGCACCTAGAAATGCTTGTCCAACAACAGTAAACAAGGATGCACACGCAGAGCCGGCACCATCAGCTGTTTTTGCCTTCTCACGAGCTGACAGAGCTCCTCAGTCCACAGGCCAAGGACCCCACAGAGACCCCAGCACCCAGGAGAGAGTCCGTGGGCGTAGTGGTGATTGTAAGAGACCAGGATGGAGAGCTGACTGCAAAGACCTTGCACAGAGGCTTCTCTTCAGTGAGGACTCTGAGGAAGTGGAGCATGCTCAGAGAGGCCCAGAGAGCATCCAGCCATCACCACCTTCTGCCTGCATCAATGGGTTATCCTGTCAAGAAATAAAAAACGGTCAGCAAGTAGGCAGCTCCACCAA ACAGACACTTACATCCAGAAGAAAAAGCTCTCCTcgtggcaaaaacaaaagtgggtCAAATATGAATGCTGATCAACCTCTGGATGTATCCAGGGACTACATCTTGTTCAGCCCAACCCGCCTCGCAGCTGCCATAAAGAGGGCAAAACTCCAGCCGTCATTACAGAATCAGTCTGCCTCTGTGCTCACAGTTCCCACTGGCTCAGACCTTAGTACTCTCAGTGACACTTTACCTCAGCCAG GCATTGCCTTGTGTGCCCCTGCGGGGCAAGCCGAAAAGCTGCTGTTATGCAGTTGGGGCTTACCTAAACCTGTTCTGGAACGCTACCAGAAACACGGAGTGACTCACATGTTCGAATGGCAGGCTCAGTGCCTCACTGTTGGACAGGTGCTGCAGGGAGGTAACCTGGTGTACTCTG CCCCCACCAGTGCTGGAAAAACTCTGGTGTCAGAGCTGCTGATGTTGAAGCGTGTGTTGGAGACTAAAAGAAAAGCTCTCTTCATTCTGCCATTTGTCTCTGTGGCTAAAGAGAAGATGCACTACCTTCAG AGTGTATTTGAAGAGGCAGGAGTTCATGTGGATGGATATATGGGCAGCACCTCAGCTGCTGGAGGGTTCAAAGCACTGGATGTGGCTGTTTGCACCATTGAAAAAGCCAATTCTCTTGTTAACAGACTCATTGAAGAGGACAACATGGATCTACTAG GTATGGTGGTGGTGGATGAGTTGCATATGGTTGGAGATTCTGGAAGAGGATACCTACTAGAACTGCTCTTAACCAAAATCCGCTACATTGCGCAGAAGCAGAACACCACTGG GTCTCTTTCTGAGGGTGTACAGATCATAGGCATGAGCGCCACCTTGCCTAACCTCTCCCTCCTGGCTAGCTGGTTAGGTGCAGAGCTTTACCAGACAGACTACAGACCCGTACCCTTGCAGGAGCATCTCAAAGTGGGCTGCAATATTTACGACAAGAGCCTCTCTGTGGTCCGGCAGTTCACCCCTGCACTCCGAATTAAG GGGGATGATGACCACATAGTGAGCTTGTGCTATGAGACTGTGAGAGAGGGCCgctctgtgttgctgttctGCCCCTCAAAGAACTGGTGTGAGAAACTGGTAGACAGCATCGCCAGAGAATTCTACAACCTCAGACATACAG ATCGTCATGGCGAAGCAGAGCCACAGCCGGTGTGTCTGGATCGGGAGGGATTAGTGGATGTTGTAGCCCAGTTGAGACGTACTCCAGCTGGTTTAGACCCTATCCTCCAGCGAACTGTGCCATGGGGGGTGGCCTTCCACCACGCCG GTTTGACATTTGATGAGCGCGATATATTGGAGGGAGCTTTTCGTCAGGGCATGGTCAGAGTCCTGGCCGCCACCTCTACCCTCTCCTCAGGGGTTAATCTCCCAGCTCGCAGGGTCATCATTAGAACCCCTACCTTCAATGGACACTTGTTGGACCCACTCACGTACAAACAGATGGCTGGACGAGCAGGGAGAAAAGGAGTGGACACTACAG GTGAGAGTGTGCTGGTGTGTAAGGAGGCAGAGCGTCAGAAAGGTATTAGTCTCCTTACGGGAGCTCTTCAGCCAATAAGCAGCTGCCTGGCGAGAAGGGAGGGCGAAGGCGTCACCACCAGCATGCTGCGAGCAATCCTAGAG ATCATTGTCGGAGGTGTGGCCAGCACTCCACAGGATGTGAGCTCATACGCTTTGTGCTCACTACTGGCTGCCAGCATGAAATGTGAAGGcaaaaaagaattaaatgaaGAGACCAACAAAGGAGCTATTGAGGCCTGTGTTGAATGGCTGATGGAGAACGAATTTATCAATATCCAGAAGGACGGACAAG AGGAGCGGTACTGTCCGACTCAACTTGGTGCTGCCACCCTGTCCTCCTCGCTCTCCCCTCCTGAGGCTGTGGGAATATTTGCAGATCTCCAGCGGGCCATGAAGGGCTTTGTACTGGAAAATGACTTGCACATTCTGTATCTG ATCACCCCGTTGTACGCAGAGTGGACTACCATAGATTGGTATCAGTTCTTCTGTCTGTGGGAACAGCTCTCGTCGTCGATGAAGAGAGTAGCGGAGCTCGTGGGCATCCAGGAAGGTTTTCTTGCACGATCCGTCAGTGGCAAAGTTGTCGCCAAGACAGAGAAGCAACGTAGACAAATGGCTATTCATAAACG GTTTTTCACCACCCTTGTGCTGCAGGATCTGGTGAATGAGGTGCCTTTGGGAACAGTTGCATCCAAATACAACTGCAATCGTGGGCAGTTACAGTCTCTCCAGCAGTCTGCTTCTACATATGCAG GTATGGTAACCGTGTTCTGCAAGCGTCTGGGCTGGCACAACATGGAGCTGCTGTTGTCCCAGTACCAGACCAGGCTGAGCTTCGGAGTCCAGAGGGAGCTGGTCGACCTTGTCAGAGTTTCCCTCCTGAATGCAACACGAGCCAGAGCGCTGTACGCACAAGGCCTCTGTACTGTCGCTGAACTAGCCAGGGCTACTTTAGCTGATGTGGAGAAAGCCCTGAGGAATGCTGTCCCATTTAAGAG CTCTAAGCGTGCAGTGGACGAGAGTGAGGTGGAGGCAGCCGAGAGACGCAGCCTCCGCTGCGTCTGGGTCGCTGGTGGTCGGGCCCTGACGGAACAGGAGGCTGCTGTTGAGATAGTGTCTGAAGCAAGGCTCCTCCTTCGGGAAGACCTAGCCCAGTTAGGTGTTCAGTGGGACCCGACAACACTTCCCCCTGGGGCTCCTGCTGTAAACAGCCCCGATGAAACCTCATCTGCCTCATATCTCACCTCACATGAAGCACAGGTCGACAACAATAAAAATCACCAGGAAGGAGACAGGGTCAGGAAAAGTGACAGTAGAGATATTGACAGACATGGAGGGGCGAATAAGGAAGAATATCAATGCGGGAAAGGTATATCTGAAATGAAAATGGAGAAAGCACAAGGAGAAGCCAACCGAGAGCAAGGGAAGTCCAAGCCTGATGACATGGTagtaaacagaaaattggaGGAGAACAGAAAGTTAGACAGGACAGAGCCAGAAATCAAACAAACGGGTAATGAAGTGCAAGTGGAAAGaagcaaagaaacaaaaaacgaCGAGGCAAATAAAAAATTAATGGCAAATGACACAGAAGATCCagatgaaaaaagagaaagacaaaagCACACAAGGTCAAAGCAAGGAGGGGAAGATGACAAGAAAGCCGAGCCAAAAGAAGGGGAGACGAGTAAAGGGATTGCCTCAATCAGACCGGAGAGTCATCAAGCAAATGGTCCTGTTCCTGAAAGGAGCCTGACACAGGAATTGGCTGAAATCACATCCAGCCCCCTGCTTCGACCAACACCACGTCCTCAGCCCTCTCCTTCCCTGATGCCTCCTCCCCGGTTCAGAGCTCCAGTATCCCGAGTAGAAGTACACCATGGTGTTCCTACAAGGACATCAAAAGGAGATGGTGCCTCACCTGTGCATCCAGGTAGACTGAAGCACTCGAAAGCCTTAAGCAAAGTCCTCCACTCTATGCAAACTGACAAAAGCCTACAGGATAATGTAGAGACTGCACAGACGTCACACTCAAAACCTTTGGTGGTTTCTACAGTCCAAAATGTAGCGCCTGCAGGCCAGGTGCCTACAACTGTTCAAGCTCCCGCTGTGCTAGAAGCCCCTACAAATGCAGATATGTCAGACTCTCCCCTGACCGTCTCTCCTGCCTCCGTTCCCTTATTCTCTCCTGAGGCCAAGCGACGAAAGATGGACTGCGGAGAGGTAGATACGTTTTCATCTCCCGAGCTGTATGCTGGAGACGAGGGAGATAAGAAAGCAGAGGGAGATGTTAAAAATGGAGAAGAGAGTTTCGGTGACAGCTTTGAATTGGACACCCAGACCGAAAGAATCATTGTTCAACAGGCATGCCAACACAGAGATGGGAATGGTAGAGGTATGAATCAATCGGTAGAAACAGAGAAGATAAGAGAGGAGGAAATGGTAGAAGCAGCTGTAGACATCATTAAGGACATAAATAATGGAAGTAACTGGCTTAAAGCCGCTGACAATGCATGTCCCAGATTTAACATTTCGCTCACAGATAGCCAGATGGAGCTCATCCTTAACACCAGCCACCAG ATTTCTCCTGGTCCAGATGGTGATAATGTTGTTGAAGATAAAGATGAAAGTGGTGATGAGGATGCCAATCGGGCTGCCTCCGAGAGTGTTAACAGAAGCAGTAGCTTCCTGTTTGACAGCCTGTATGACAGCTCTCTACTGGCTGGTCTGAGCCCACACCAGATCCTCGACCAATCAGACGAACAGGAGCCTGTTGGCCAAGAGATCAGAGACCCTCTTCCGTCGACCCAGGAGCGAAGACGCAGTGAGCTTCTCGCCAATCAGGAGGCGGAAAAGCAGGAGGCAGTCCAATGGGGCGAGTCCTCCTTCAACCTGTCAGAGTGGGGTGACTCGCTGCTGGTGGGTGAACATTTTCTGGAGAGGCAGAGCTtgctcaaacacacagagagaactCAAGAAGCAAGTCAACCCAATGCAGACCATGTTGTGCCTGAGGAACAGCTGTCAGAACCACAACCTAAACCCAGTAAGATACAGCCACAAACCACCACTACAACTACTACCACAACTCGAAATGAGCATGACAGGGATAAAGCCGGTAATAATCAAGGCCATacacacaaaatgaaacaaCATGACAATAAACCAGGCGGGAGACAGGAAACTATGAATGAAGAGGGTGAAAATGGGAAGCAATTAGAGACAAAGGTAAAGAAAGAGGAAATTAATGCTTTATTGTCAGATAATGCCGTTTTTAAACACCCACAAAATGCACCTGAAAGCTCTTTTTATTGCAGCCCTGGTTTGCAAGAGATTTTTGACCGCTGGCCTAGTATGTCTGACCAGCCCTGGCTAAACACCACAACAGGCCACACAGCCACTCATACACTCATTAATGCTGCAAATACAGCAGCAGTTCCAGATCTACCTCAGCCCTCAATGCAGTTGGACAGAAAAGGCGGAAAGACAAATGCGCAGGCTGTTGCTGCTGAGAGTGATTCTCGAGAGGAACAACCATCAAGACATGACAGTGAGAAATTAACGGAGAGACCAGGCTCGGCTGGTGATCTTATTCCCCCAACTCAGGAAACTCCACCTGTCACACCCAGAGTAAAACTGACGACCTCATCTGTCCAGTCGCCTCTCATCGCTCAGCCACTCAACCAGTCGACTCCTTCAACCCTCCTGCCACGGAACCCAGCAATCACAAAATGTCCTAAATCTCGTCCAGGAAACCGTAATCATCTATTAGAAGCGGTTGCTGACATTAAACAGCCTAATTCTACATCAGATCACAGCCACCAACACCAGCTGGGACAGAAACCAAAGACTGTTCCACCCTTAAGTTCAAAAACAAAACCCCTGCTATACACCGACCAGAATCTTAGCACTCCCCAAAACCGTGCTTCTCCATCCTCCCCCCGGCCCAGGCTTCCCTCTGATGCAGAATCACTTGTGACTGATAAGGGCTTCACTCTTCAGCTGTCCCAGGATGCACCACTCTGTTCCAGCAACTCAGGGACCTTCTCCATCATAGACGTGGCAAGTGACAGGCGCCTCTTCGACACTTTCATTAACGAGTGGAAAACAAAGGAGCGGTACTCTGTGGCTTTAGCCTGTGAAAAGAGGGAGCACAGACAGCAGCCTGAGGAGGAAATAGGAGGGAAACATAAGAGAG CGTCGTCAGCTAATCAGGAGCTCCACAGGGCCGATGGTTTTCCAGTAAGAGACAGTGATGGACTGGTGTTGATTggactgtctgtctgctgggGAGCAAGAGATGCATACTACATTTCTCTGCAGCAAGAGCAGAGCAGAG GTTTGAGCTCCAGTCTGGCCCCGCCTCCACTGGATGATGATTTGCCAGTAAGTGAGAGGCTGCGGCTGGTAAAGACCTGTCTGAGCAGGCCACCGGCTGGTCATAGAGGAGGTGTGGTTGTCACGTATGACATCATACAGGTGTACAAGATGCTAGTCCAGAGCTGTAGCATCAGCTTGGAGGGAAACTGTGAAGATCCCAAG GTTGCGTGCTGGTTGGTGGACCCTGGCAGTGAGGAGCGGACTCTACCCAACATGGTGACTGTCTACTGTCCCGAAGAGTTACCTCTGCTGGATGGACTTGGGAACGCGCTTGCACACTGTCCTCGTGTTAGGGCAGCGACCAAGAGCGTGCTAATACACTCTGTCATGAACCATCTCACTGGCCTGCTAGAGAAGGACGGCATGCTTG ACGTATTCAGGAGCATTGAGATGCCCTCCCAGGTGTCTTTGGCTCTGTTGGAGTTAAATGGAGTGGGCTTCAGCGTCAAAGAGtgtgaaagacaaaaacatgtgATGCAAGCCAAACTCACCGCGCTGGAGTCTCAGGCTTACAACCTAGCCGGACACAGCTTCTCTCTCACCAGCATCGACGACATCGCACAG GTGTTGTTTTTAGAGCTACACCTGCCTCCAAACGGTGATGTGGGTGCATTGAAAAGTAAGAAGACCCTTGGCTACACCAGGAGAGGCGGCGGCAGAGTACGACTTGGAAAGCAGTTCAGCACCACCAAG AGGGAGAAGCAATACCACACCACACTGGCCATGGACAGAATATACCCCAtcgctcagacacacacagccacag GTAGAGTGAGCTTCACTGAGCCCAACATACAGAATGTCCCCAAAGACTTTGAGATTTACATGCCCACGGTGGTGGGGGAGAGCCCACCTTCACAAGACAGCTGCAGCACGACCACCAAAACAGG aaaaaaaagacgTTCTGTGGTGCCTTCAGCTGCAGCTGGCCGTGCAGAACAAGGCCCGGCCTTCTCTGTCAGCATGAGACATGCCTTCGTACCTTTTTCAG GTGGGATGATATTGGCAGCTGATTATTCTCAGCTGGAGTTGAGAGTGTTGGCTCACCTCTCCAAGGACCAACGCCTTCTGCAG GTGCTGAATGGAGGAGCAGACGTGTTCCGCTGCATCGCAGCTGAGTGGAAAAGCGTTGACCCAGAGTCTGTGAACGACAACCTCAGACAACAGGCAAAACAG ATTTGCTATGGCATTATCTATGGGATGGGAGCTAAGTCTTTGGGGGAGCAAATGGGAGTGGAGGAGAATGACGCGGCCTGCTACATAGAGAGTTTCAAGGCCAGATACAAAG GCATCAATGGTTTTCTGAGAGAAACTGTGAAGAACTGTATAAAGAACGGCTATGTTCAGACTCTGATGGGCCGTAGGCGATACCTACCTGGGATCACTAATGCCAATACGCACACCAAAGGCCAT gCAGAGCGTCAGGCagtgaacacaactgtacaggGTTCAGCAGCAGACATTGTTAAACTTGCCACCGTAAACATCCAGAAACGGCTACGAAAAACATATCCTGCAGCTCCACTCTCTcaccagcacacacactcag CCAGCAATTACCGCAGGGTTGGGACGTCTCAACTCAGAGGGGCCTACTTCATCCTGCAGCTGCATGATGAGCTCATCTATGAAACCACAGAGGAAGACCTCATACAG gTTGCTCAGATAGTCAAGAGGGAGATGGAGTCGGCAGTAAAACTGTATGTAAAGCTTAAGGCCAAAGTCAAGGTGGGACCCAGCTGGGGCAACTTGCAGGACCTAGATATATAA